CCCCTCCTGCCGGCATAGCTTGAATACATTCAGTCGCTGGGTGGGCATCCTGACCAGGGCTTCATGAAATAGCCGGTCATACTCTTTGGCTCTTACCTGGTGTTCCGGTTGTGCATGAGAGATATCATCCAGCTGGTTGAATAGCTGGTTCCGGAGATTTTTATCGGTAGCCAGTTTATCGATCGTTTTTATAACATGATTTCTGGCTATTCTATATAGATACCCGGAAAAGGAGAGTTCAGGGTTGATACGGTCTCTTATTTCCCATACTTTCAGGAATACATCGTGCACCAGGTCCTCTGCAAGGGAGGGAATCTTGCAAAAACGTAATAAATAAACGTAGAGTGAGGCGTGGTAGTGCCGGTAGATTTTCGTGAACGCAGACTCATCTCCCTGCATCATCCTTAACAACACCTCATCTTCGGATGGCATACGATCCATATCAAATTGTGCATTAATCTATGGGAAACCCCCTTAAAGCTGTAAAACTAAAGAAAAGTGAGAAATGTACAAATTGGGGCAGAAATGAATAGATAGCATTACGAGAAGCGTTTTCTACACCCTTGTAACTATCGGGTTTTCAATTATTTTCGCAGAGTTGTAAATATTTCTGCATAATTTATTTGCGCAATTGAAATATTTAATCATATATTTGCACCCCCGACGAACGGGAACACACAGTGTTGGATCAGTAGTTCAGTTGGTTAGAATGCCGCCCTGTCACGGCGGAGGTCGCGGGTTCGAGTCCCGTCTGGTCCGCAAAAAGCAAAACCCACGCTTAGCGTGGGTTTTGCTTTTTGCACAATTTGATCTTTTTGCCCCAGAATCCTAATATTCAATCTGGGAAAAGGTTTTGTTGGTTCGAAACTACCAAGATAATCTCGTTAAATAACCATCAACCAAAACATCAATATTTGGTTAGCTTAGTTTTCTTTGTTCATCTTCAATAATCATTCTCAGTTCATCTTCACTAGGTAGATTAATTAGATATTTAGATACAAACATCTGCTGTGGTAAACCAGAAGTAGCATATTTCACCAGATTTTCATTTTTATTTGCGCAAAGAATAATCCCTACTGGCGGATTATCATCCTCCTGCATTTCATTATCTTTATAATAGTTTAGATATACGTTCATCTGACCAGCATCTGCATGTGTAAATTCACCAATCTTTAAATCAAGCAGAACATGGCACTTTAATATGCGATGGTAGAATACCAAGTCTATTCGATAATGAGTATTATCAAATGTTATCCGTCTTTGCCTGGCTTCAAAACAAAATCCTCTACCTAATTCCAAAAGAAAGCTCTGTAAATGATTAATGATAGCTTGCTCAAGGTCTGTCTCCGTGTATATTGCTTTTTCCTCTAATCCCAAGAACTCAAGCATATAAGGATTACGAAATATATTCTCGGCTTTTAAATTTTTCTTCTTTGCTTCTTCACCTAATACTGCATTTTTATTAGTACTTAATCCAGTTCTCTCATATAACATACTGTTCATTGCCCGTTGCAAATCACGAACACTCCAATTATTCTTAATCGTTTCAATCTCATAGAATTCCCGTTGGAATATTGCATCGATTTTTAACAACTCAATAAAATGAGAAAAACTCAGCTGTAAATTCTGGTCATGTTGACCCACTATTCTGGGATGTTGACCCACCTGCGAAGCAGGCAATAAAAGTAAGAGCTTGAGGCTGTGTAAAAATACGATGTGTTACTGATTCTCAGATGCCTTTTTTCTCCTCATAGAGTCTCCCTTTAGTTCAATACGATGTGCATTTGCTGTCATTCTGTCAAGGATTGCATCAGCTAACGTTGGATCGTTAATGTACTCATGCCATTTAGAGACCGGTAGTTGTGATGTGACGATGATGCTTTTCTTACCATAGCGATCTTCAAGTAGTTGGAGCAATGTAAGCCGGATTTCCTGTGTCATTGGCGTTAAGCCAAAGTCGTCCAGCACGATCAAGGTTTGTCGTTCCAGGTGATTGAGCAGTTTAATGTAGGATCCGTCAAGTTTAGATAAGGTGACCTTCTCAATAAGACGGTTCATGTTCAAGTAAGTTGTTTTATAACCCTGAAGGCATGCCTGATGCCCTAAGGCACATGCCAGGTGGCTTTTTCCGCAACCAGTTGCGCCTGTAATCAGTACATTCTCTCCCTGCTGTAAATAGCGGCCCTCACTTAGTAGTGCGAGCTGCTGTTTGCTTAAATTGCGTCTGGGACTACAATCTATTTGTTCAATGGTTGCTGGCAGACGCAGCTTGGCCAGTTTCAGGTAATATGCGGTCTTCTCATTAAGACGATTTTGCTCTTCTGATTGTACCAGATGGGCAATCATGTCATGACCTTCAAGTTGTTGATTCATGGGTAGGTCTAATTGAGTCTGATACGCCTGGAACATGCCCTGTAGGCGAAGTGATTGCATTTGTTGGAGTGTTTGTGCCGTGTTCATTTTTGTTTATTATTTACTGATTATTGATAGTGGTCTTTACCTCTTATATTATCATGCAGAGGTATAGATGATACTTCTGAAGCAGGAACCGATTTATCCATTCCTCTCTCAAGGATGTTTTTAATGAGCGTATAGTTTACGCGAGTGCCAGTCAATGCTCTATTGCAGGCAGCCTCTAACCTGTCTGAACCATATTTCTTCTGCAGCCTCAACATTCCAAAGCAGGCTTTGTAGTTCTGCTCGATATAGATACTGTTTTCAAGCATTATGCCTGCTGCCTGATGGGTCGATGTCCCAATACGAGCTGCCTGTTGCAACAGATCCTCGCGGTTCCATCCTTTGATCTGTTGCATACGCTGGTGATGAGGCGGCATATGTTCGGCCAGTGTTGTATATGCTTTATTGTGACCGTCTCTTCGATGTAGTGCAATGCGTTGGTGATCCAGATAGACTTCCACCGTCCGTTGATCATAAAGCACTTTAACCTTTTTACCGACATGGGCATAGGGAACACTATAGTACCTGTGGTCTTCTGAGAGCTGTACGTGATAGTTACGCTGAACAGTGAGTTGCACTACTTTTTTGGCACTAAACGGTTGGGGCGGTAGTGGCTTCAGAGAGGATTGTTCCTGCTGTTCAAAATAATGCCAGCGACTGTAAGGCGTGCCTTTATAAGGTTTATTATTGAGTAGCAGTAATTGTTCATGCACAGCCGCATTAAGTGCCTTAAGACTGGTAAACTCCCGTTTCCTGAGTGGGCCGTATAAGTTGTTATAAATGATATTTACCGCTTTTTCGACCATCGCTTTATCACGTGGGCTGTATGGTCTGGTTGCGCTAAAGGTAGTGGTATAATGCTCACTGAGTTGCGTACAGATATCAGTAAACAATGGTTCATAGCGATTTGGCTGCTTTACTGCGGTTCTTAGGTTATCACAGAGAATCGTATTAGGAGCTCCTCCATAGAATAACAGCATAGCGTTGATGCAATGAACGAAGTCGGCTGTTTGCTGGCTGCGTACTGCCTCACAGAAGATAAGTCCGCTAAAAGGCAGAATTGCGATAAACACTTCGCATTCGACCAGTTCTCCGGTAGCAAGATCAATATAATGGAGCTTTTTACCTGCAAAGTCGATCATGATCATATCAGCTATGGAGTACTCCATATGCATCGTCACATCCAGTTTCTTCAGATACTGGTTAAGGTGATGACAATAATGGCTGTAAGCGTATCCATCAGGATGCTGCTGTAAATATTCCCGCCAAAGCAGTTGACGGGTGACTCCAACTTTACCTAATTCTCCCTGGGCGTATTTCAAATGGACAACCAATTGTTCAAGTCGATGCATATCATGAACGGTATTGTCATTGGTATACGCCTTTTCAGCAAGGGTCTTATTATCCGGAGGCTGTTCCTGAGTAGAATCATCAGAGAGTAGACACAGATATTTACGCACGCTATTGCGGCTAATACCTATGCGGCGTGCCATTTCCCGTATTCCAACTCCATCATTATGAAGTTGTAAAAGCTGTCTTAATTGTTCCATTGCAATGGGCGTTTGTGCCATGCTCCCACATTTTTAGGAGCAAATAATAAACAAAAGCCCTTACTAATGACTGTCCGCAGGTGGGTCAACATGCCAGAATGGCAATCCGAGCTGTGAATCCAACACAGCAACCCAGGTGGGTCAACATCCCAGAATTATTTGGCAACTAGCTGTTTTATTAATAATTATGGGTGGGTCAGCATCCCAGAATGGTGGGTCAACATAAATCAGAACGGTGGGTCAACATGGTCCAGAATCTACACTCAGCCTTTCTAATAATAAATTGGAAATGGTCTTACTATCAGCAGGGGATCTTTGTGAGGATTGAATTTCTACTGAATGTAATTTTTCAGAAAGGGGCTGCAAGAATTTAACTCCATAAGAATCAGATAGATATAATTTTGCGGACGGTGTCCGCAAAATGTTAGAATATGCTTTGTAGAAGTCTTTACATAAATAGAGATGTCTTTCCCTTATGGACTTAATACCTGCTTTATTTAGATTTGAAGCAATCTCCTTGTAAAGTTTCTGGCCATAAACAGCTCTATCATTGCCGTTTTGTTCATATTCAACTATATAGAACCCAATTATCCAGTTCCTTAATGTTAAGGCGGTATTAACCTGTTTCTGGACTTTGTTCAGGAAATAATGATTGGTTTCTTTGATGCTATTGACAAGTGTCTCAATACTGCTGCTTTTATTGCTTTCCATATTATGAAAATGATGTGTTGCGGTTAACTATCTGTCACAAAACTAGTGTATTTTATACTTCATTTAATGAAAAAAAATCTATAAAAACCTCATTATCATTTAGATAAACCTGATATTAGTTTAATATACCTATTAATAAGGGCTCCTTTGGCGAAATCTTGTTAGTGGTTATTTGCGGGGTCTGCAACCATGTGAAATATTCAAACTTTCATTTCCATTAATCATTAGCTGCAATACATTCGTTAAGCTATATGTAATTATAAATCCTTGGATTTATAATGAGTTTCACTAATAAACATTACAATTTTAGATAAATCTTCCACAAACCGGTTCGAAAGTTGTCCCTCATAGCCCGCAAAATAAATCGACCGATTTAGCAAAAATTGAAAGCGTTCAGATGGAAATTCTGAATGCTTTTTTTTTGTGGCAGTCTCAGATCGAATGATTTTGACTGTAACAGATCAAGTTGAATTTTTTGGGGATATATTTGATTAGGCATAAATCCTAGACAACATAAACAGGAAGAAGTATCATAATCCATTATCTATAAAGAATTGATTATTATAGAACGAAATATTCACTAATCTATAAACAGAATAAATCGGCCCGAATCACCTAAACCTACCCCTAAAAACACTCTCCACATACTCTTGCGGAATCTTTTCCTGCTCCAGCCTATTCCCTCCCTTCATCGTCTTCAACTTCCTATACATCTCCTCTTCCTTTCCCGTCAGTAAATCCAACTTTTCCGCATTACTCCGTCCCCCATCAACCGCAAACTGTTTAAACCTTTCAAAGGTCTCTTTATCCATCATCAAACTTTCCACACCTGCAAAATAACTCCTGATCTGATGTAAAATCTGAAATCCATGTTCATCAATATCTCCCCAATAGTAAATCTGAATCCCATTCAACCATTCTATCTCCCGCAAATAGGAAACATTAAATCCTCCCCCGCTCCAAATCGCAATCCCTCCTGGCACAGATGGCAACGTCAGAAAATTCATCTTGTTCTCCGTAATAAAAATCCTTACGATTGGTAAATCTATTTTCTGAAAATCCGACAACGGAATACTGATATCAGATAAACTACCTGCAACCGATAGAGACATATCAAGTATCCGTACACGAATCAATGGCTCATCAAATCTAAGGTAAAACCGCTCCGCAAACCTTTGCTGCCCTGCATGACGAATATGCCCAGGTATCAGAAAATCCAACAATGATTGAATCAATGCAGTATTCTGCTCAATAAACTTTGTATGAACCGATATCGGTAACTGTCTTAGGTAAAGATTAGGCCGCGGATGAGCTACAAAATAATGACATACCTTCAGGATATCCGCCCACTGTATATCAGGATTCGTCAGTGACAAACAATGCTGGTATGCCCAATCTTTCAAAGAAGCAAATGTAGCTACCAACAACTCATAATGCTGTTGGAAATATTTCCACTCTTTCTTCTTTTGCACAAAAGACAAATAATCATCTATTGACTCAAACACAATATTATCCGGTACCTCTTGACTCCCGGCACGCCTAAAAGTCTGGTTAACGGTTTTAACCTCGTAGCCCAACCCAGTGTTGGATTTGGAATGACGATGCAAACGCGATATCTGCTCCCGTAGCAACTCAAGGTTGCCGGTAATACCAGTAGATTTAACTTTCCCTATCCGGTCAATCGTTCTGGGGAAAAAAGGTACACCAGAGATATAACTTTGTAAAATAGGCTTCCACCAGCTCAGCGCCTGCTTTTGTATCTCTTCCGGACTAATCATCGATTAATTTTTCTGAATATTGACTAATTGACGTTTTTGCTTCTCAGCTTCATATTCCAGCTTCGTCAAATTTCTCACCTGGGAATTATTCCCATCCCGGTTACTCACAAAATGAAACGAGTTCACGTGACTCTCAATAACGTGTATTTTCTGCAGCGGCGTTACAATCAATAATTGCAGATTCAGCTTCTTAAATAGCTCCATTCCATACCGGGTACTTTCATCACTCCCCCTTCCAAAAGCCTCATCTATTACCACAAAACGGAAACTACGGCTCTTACTCTCCCCAAATTGCAATCCAAACTGGTAAGCCAGCGCACTAGCCAAAATAGTATACGCCAGCTTTTCCTTTTGGCCACCACTTTTACCACCAGATCCCTCATAAAACTCTTTTTCCGCATTATCTGCCCTAAATCGCTCACTGGCATTAAACTCAAACCAATGACGCACATCCGTCACCGTATTCGTCCATTCCTTATTGCTATTCTCCATACTAGCAAAACGATCCAATATCCGCTTTACCTGCTCAAACTTACCCTCCGTATACAACTCAGTATTATCACTTAGAGAATGTGTAAAACACTTCTTCAGGTCTTCTCTGAACATCCTGATATCCTTATTATTAGCAGGGTCAATCAGTATGGTAATAAAGGTATCTTGCGATGCGTTATACACAATCTCATGCAGGTGCTGGTTGATCAGCTTAATTTTCTGCTTGATCTCTTTTTCATGTTTTTCCAACTGAGCGTCAAATACCGCTATGCTATTAATGGTATTTTTATTCAGCTCCTCTTTAAATCGCTCTTCATGCCGCTTCAAATCTTCCTTTTGCAGCTGTTCAAACTTGCCCATATATTCTCCACGAGCATCTATGTGGTCAGGTAGCTCGCTATACTCTGCTTTGGAATGATCTTTTATCTGCCGCATCTTATTTTCTATCGCAGATCTTAACCCACCCTGCCTACTGCGTAGCCGCTTCAATTCCCCCTGCTCTCCAATATATTCTTTCCTAAACTCCTCCATCCGGTTATCAATACCTTTCAGCGTCAGGTTTCTCTCCGCCATCTTTTCGTCAATAACGGGAAACCACTGCTGTTGGTCGCTTTCATTCACTTCAGTAATACGAAGAGAAGCATCAGCATGCTGTGCCCTATAATTTCGGATTTCAGTCTCCTTACCACCAATTAATTTACTGATTTCAACTTCCTGATCCCGCATTTCCTTGAGCTTATGTTCTACTTCTTTTCGCTGTTCCTGCAAATGTTTAAGCAAGTCATTATTATTCAGCAAATCATATTGTTCTTTTTTCAACTCATCTATCTTCCCGGCATGATACTGCCAGTTGATACGGGAATAGTCTGTTTTGGATAACAATACAGCCAGGGCTTTCTTCAATTTTTTGTTTTCCTCTTCTTCCTGTTCTACCCGCGAGATCTCTCTGCCCAGATCCTGAATAATGATATTCAATTCAGCAATCGCATGCTCCAGTGCCTTTAACTTTTCCACATTACTCCATCCAAGCACATAATTCCGCCGGTCATTTATTGAATGCCGGTCATCTTTAGTATGCCTGATACGCCCACTCTTAATAAGCCCCTGCTTGGTTATCCCATAAGAAACATGTTGCAGTGAATCGACTTCCACACATAAAAATTCACCAAAAGTACGCTGTATATACTGCTCTATCCATTCATAAAAGTCCGTTTCCGGTTTTATATCTATTTTATAAAAGATACTGTCCGCATCTGGCATTCTATTGCTTTGGGAAATGTTTCTTTTGTCCGCTTCAAGATAAGTCAACTTCATGCCCCTTCCATCTGCCCGCTTCAGCACATTATCATTTACATACTTACCCACACTTCGATAATGAATACCAGGTACCAACAAGCTGATACCCGCATCGCGCAATAGTTTTTCCACTGCTCCCTCCCAGGCAGATTCATCCTCCTTCACCTTTACCAATTCCCCCAGAAATGGCAAATCTGATTCCTCAATGCGTAAATCCTCGCACAACTGCGTACGAAAATCTACCAACCACGCCGGAATCTGGTTCTGTCTTTCTTTTAAGGATTGTAATTCCTCCTTTTCCAGCTGTAAATTAACTTTTAGGTCACGCTGTTCTATTACAAGATCATCCCTGGTATTACGCAGTACACTTTCTTGTTTTGTACATGCTTCCTCCAGTTCAGTTGCCTTGTTCAAATTTTGCTCAAAATCCTTTTCATAGGTTACCGCAGGCAATCCACATAAGCTACTAAACTGATTATAATCGTTATATTCCCGCTGCTTTTGTTCACTATCATTGCTATGCCGTTTTATTTCCTCTTCAATTTGTTCAATACGTCTCCCCCCATTATTTCCTATATCCTGGATAATAGCCTGCTTTTTATCTTCAAGTGCCCGCTCCTCATTTTGAACAGATAAATAACGACGCTGCTCTTTTTCGACCTCCTGCGTAGCCTTCTCAATAGCCTCTTCCAGCAATGCTATTTTCTTTGCTGCAAACCATGCGGGCATCACTTCCAGCATAGCTTCAAGACTTTCTATATCGGACCACACTTTTCCAAATTCAATCGAATTTTCAACCAATGGTTTCAAAATCTGATACTGCTCTCGCGCATTCACTACGGCTGTATGTGCCTTGGTAAGGTCATCGAACCGTTTTAATAAAGTCGCAATTTGCTCCTTTACATCAGTTCTTTCCAACATCTGCTCCCGCACAAAATCCGTCAGACTACTCACCGATTTCATGGATACTGTCTGATAAAACAAGTCTATAGCTTTTTCACTATTCATACCAAACATCCGGCGAAACTGCTCGCTATATTGCGAGAAGTTGTCATTAAATAATTGCACTCCTTTTATATTCCGCAATCGCTTGCGCAGCTCATTGACGTCAACAAAATTGCTAAAATGTTCTTTGATTGTTAATGGTACAGTACTGATGATGAGCAGTTTTTCTACCTTATTGTCTTTGCCCACCCAAAAGAACTGTGCCAGGCAA
The DNA window shown above is from Chitinophaga agri and carries:
- a CDS encoding PDDEXK nuclease domain-containing protein: MGQHDQNLQLSFSHFIELLKIDAIFQREFYEIETIKNNWSVRDLQRAMNSMLYERTGLSTNKNAVLGEEAKKKNLKAENIFRNPYMLEFLGLEEKAIYTETDLEQAIINHLQSFLLELGRGFCFEARQRRITFDNTHYRIDLVFYHRILKCHVLLDLKIGEFTHADAGQMNVYLNYYKDNEMQEDDNPPVGIILCANKNENLVKYATSGLPQQMFVSKYLINLPSEDELRMIIEDEQRKLS
- the istA gene encoding IS21 family transposase — translated: MAQTPIAMEQLRQLLQLHNDGVGIREMARRIGISRNSVRKYLCLLSDDSTQEQPPDNKTLAEKAYTNDNTVHDMHRLEQLVVHLKYAQGELGKVGVTRQLLWREYLQQHPDGYAYSHYCHHLNQYLKKLDVTMHMEYSIADMIMIDFAGKKLHYIDLATGELVECEVFIAILPFSGLIFCEAVRSQQTADFVHCINAMLLFYGGAPNTILCDNLRTAVKQPNRYEPLFTDICTQLSEHYTTTFSATRPYSPRDKAMVEKAVNIIYNNLYGPLRKREFTSLKALNAAVHEQLLLLNNKPYKGTPYSRWHYFEQQEQSSLKPLPPQPFSAKKVVQLTVQRNYHVQLSEDHRYYSVPYAHVGKKVKVLYDQRTVEVYLDHQRIALHRRDGHNKAYTTLAEHMPPHHQRMQQIKGWNREDLLQQAARIGTSTHQAAGIMLENSIYIEQNYKACFGMLRLQKKYGSDRLEAACNRALTGTRVNYTLIKNILERGMDKSVPASEVSSIPLHDNIRGKDHYQ
- the istB gene encoding IS21-like element helper ATPase IstB codes for the protein MNTAQTLQQMQSLRLQGMFQAYQTQLDLPMNQQLEGHDMIAHLVQSEEQNRLNEKTAYYLKLAKLRLPATIEQIDCSPRRNLSKQQLALLSEGRYLQQGENVLITGATGCGKSHLACALGHQACLQGYKTTYLNMNRLIEKVTLSKLDGSYIKLLNHLERQTLIVLDDFGLTPMTQEIRLTLLQLLEDRYGKKSIIVTSQLPVSKWHEYINDPTLADAILDRMTANAHRIELKGDSMRRKKASENQ
- a CDS encoding Wadjet anti-phage system protein JetD domain-containing protein; amino-acid sequence: MISPEEIQKQALSWWKPILQSYISGVPFFPRTIDRIGKVKSTGITGNLELLREQISRLHRHSKSNTGLGYEVKTVNQTFRRAGSQEVPDNIVFESIDDYLSFVQKKKEWKYFQQHYELLVATFASLKDWAYQHCLSLTNPDIQWADILKVCHYFVAHPRPNLYLRQLPISVHTKFIEQNTALIQSLLDFLIPGHIRHAGQQRFAERFYLRFDEPLIRVRILDMSLSVAGSLSDISIPLSDFQKIDLPIVRIFITENKMNFLTLPSVPGGIAIWSGGGFNVSYLREIEWLNGIQIYYWGDIDEHGFQILHQIRSYFAGVESLMMDKETFERFKQFAVDGGRSNAEKLDLLTGKEEEMYRKLKTMKGGNRLEQEKIPQEYVESVFRGRFR
- a CDS encoding RNA polymerase sigma factor, which produces MDRMPSEDEVLLRMMQGDESAFTKIYRHYHASLYVYLLRFCKIPSLAEDLVHDVFLKVWEIRDRINPELSFSGYLYRIARNHVIKTIDKLATDKNLRNQLFNQLDDISHAQPEHQVRAKEYDRLFHEALVRMPTQRLNVFKLCRQEGKSYDEAALLLGISRNAVKKHMVLGMRFIYDYVHRHGDILFAIYLFKKIF
- a CDS encoding DUF1016 N-terminal domain-containing protein; translated protein: MESNKSSSIETLVNSIKETNHYFLNKVQKQVNTALTLRNWIIGFYIVEYEQNGNDRAVYGQKLYKEIASNLNKAGIKSIRERHLYLCKDFYKAYSNILRTPSAKLYLSDSYGVKFLQPLSEKLHSVEIQSSQRSPADSKTISNLLLERLSVDSGPC
- a CDS encoding ATP-binding protein, yielding MELSGDNNINIDVQAGFRLQYLEVFNWGTFNQVRWSIHPNGHNALLTGDIGSGKSTLVDALTCLLVPHNKITFNKAAGAESRERNLLSYVKGEYKKEKQEITQTAKRIYLRPGYDTYTVVIGSFHNEGYQEYVCLAQFFWVGKDNKVEKLLIISTVPLTIKEHFSNFVDVNELRKRLRNIKGVQLFNDNFSQYSEQFRRMFGMNSEKAIDLFYQTVSMKSVSSLTDFVREQMLERTDVKEQIATLLKRFDDLTKAHTAVVNAREQYQILKPLVENSIEFGKVWSDIESLEAMLEVMPAWFAAKKIALLEEAIEKATQEVEKEQRRYLSVQNEERALEDKKQAIIQDIGNNGGRRIEQIEEEIKRHSNDSEQKQREYNDYNQFSSLCGLPAVTYEKDFEQNLNKATELEEACTKQESVLRNTRDDLVIEQRDLKVNLQLEKEELQSLKERQNQIPAWLVDFRTQLCEDLRIEESDLPFLGELVKVKEDESAWEGAVEKLLRDAGISLLVPGIHYRSVGKYVNDNVLKRADGRGMKLTYLEADKRNISQSNRMPDADSIFYKIDIKPETDFYEWIEQYIQRTFGEFLCVEVDSLQHVSYGITKQGLIKSGRIRHTKDDRHSINDRRNYVLGWSNVEKLKALEHAIAELNIIIQDLGREISRVEQEEEENKKLKKALAVLLSKTDYSRINWQYHAGKIDELKKEQYDLLNNNDLLKHLQEQRKEVEHKLKEMRDQEVEISKLIGGKETEIRNYRAQHADASLRITEVNESDQQQWFPVIDEKMAERNLTLKGIDNRMEEFRKEYIGEQGELKRLRSRQGGLRSAIENKMRQIKDHSKAEYSELPDHIDARGEYMGKFEQLQKEDLKRHEERFKEELNKNTINSIAVFDAQLEKHEKEIKQKIKLINQHLHEIVYNASQDTFITILIDPANNKDIRMFREDLKKCFTHSLSDNTELYTEGKFEQVKRILDRFASMENSNKEWTNTVTDVRHWFEFNASERFRADNAEKEFYEGSGGKSGGQKEKLAYTILASALAYQFGLQFGESKSRSFRFVVIDEAFGRGSDESTRYGMELFKKLNLQLLIVTPLQKIHVIESHVNSFHFVSNRDGNNSQVRNLTKLEYEAEKQKRQLVNIQKN